In Symmachiella dynata, the following are encoded in one genomic region:
- a CDS encoding enoyl-CoA hydratase — MNQQPPVIVTNNDGVMRLGLNRAEKKNAITVEMYGLLAAGIAQAEADPTVRAILIHGTADCFTAGNDLKDFLGSPPAEADSPVAQFLQAISTATKPLVAAVTGPAIGIGTTLLLHCDMVFAGASATLQLPFVNLGLCPEAGSSYLLPQLIGHQRAAELLLLGKPFSAETACAYGLVNRVLPDGEVLDAAVGCCQELAALPPSALRETKRLMKQFATPTVATTMQAEMAAFAQRLKSPEAREAMTAFFERRPPDFSSFE, encoded by the coding sequence GTGAATCAACAACCACCGGTTATCGTCACTAACAACGATGGCGTCATGCGACTCGGCTTGAATCGCGCGGAGAAGAAAAACGCGATCACCGTCGAGATGTACGGGTTACTCGCTGCGGGCATCGCACAAGCCGAAGCAGATCCGACTGTGCGGGCGATACTCATCCACGGCACTGCAGACTGTTTTACCGCCGGCAACGACCTCAAGGACTTTTTAGGCTCCCCCCCCGCTGAGGCGGATAGTCCTGTCGCTCAATTCCTACAGGCGATCAGCACCGCCACCAAACCGTTGGTCGCAGCTGTAACGGGACCGGCAATTGGTATTGGCACCACGCTGTTATTGCATTGTGACATGGTGTTTGCCGGGGCGAGTGCGACGTTGCAATTGCCATTCGTGAATCTGGGACTCTGTCCCGAAGCGGGTTCCAGTTATCTGCTGCCGCAATTGATCGGTCATCAGCGGGCGGCGGAGTTGCTGTTGCTTGGCAAACCATTCTCGGCGGAAACGGCGTGTGCGTATGGCCTGGTGAATCGCGTCTTGCCTGATGGCGAAGTGCTTGATGCTGCCGTGGGATGCTGCCAAGAGTTGGCGGCGCTACCCCCCTCGGCGCTGCGGGAGACGAAGCGACTGATGAAACAGTTCGCTACTCCGACGGTCGCAACAACGATGCAGGCGGAAATGGCAGCATTTGCTCAGCGGCTGAAATCTCCCGAAGCCCGAGAAGCGATGACCGCATTTTTTGAACGTCGTCCGCCCGACTTCTCAAGTTTTGAATAG
- a CDS encoding sulfatase, producing MVVFFRIAGCLLLAITFTASLAAAERRPNVLIAVSDDQSYPHASAYGYQAIQTPNFDRVARAGVLFHNAFSPAPGCSPMRAAFLTGRNIWQLEHAGTHASSFPSKYVGFQDRLEQSGYFVGFTGKGWGPGNWQADGRTRNPAGPQYSKRTAKTPPGIRATDYAANFADFLAERPKDQPFSFWYGGSEPHRVFEKGIGRRNGLDPDKVVVPPFLPDTPEIRDDLLDYCYEIQWFDQHLGRMLDMLKEAGELENTLVIVTSDNGMAFPAAKANAYEYGIHMPLAIAWPEKIPGDRVVNDLVNLIDVTATIYAATDVKPPENYPLSGKSLLGLLESDASGIVEPDRDAVFSGRERHSSSRYNSLGYPQRCIRTADYLYIRNFRPERWPAGAPRKFGKGQSAKAAAVTNDDLGPEHGGYHDIDACPALDFLIEHRDDPKISRFFHLAVDKRPAEELFDIRTDPGCLNNLAGDPKFANVQRQLSEQLMDYLKQTGDARVTASDGGDIWETYRRYSKLRWFPKPDWAEEHPERVPQQDWVEERRPK from the coding sequence ATGGTCGTTTTTTTTCGCATTGCTGGATGTCTGTTATTGGCAATCACTTTCACAGCAAGTCTGGCCGCTGCCGAGCGTCGGCCGAATGTGTTGATTGCCGTTTCGGACGATCAGTCCTATCCGCACGCGTCGGCGTATGGATATCAGGCGATCCAGACCCCCAACTTTGACCGCGTCGCGCGGGCGGGGGTGCTATTTCACAATGCGTTTTCCCCGGCGCCGGGTTGCAGTCCGATGCGGGCGGCGTTTCTGACGGGCCGAAATATCTGGCAATTGGAACATGCCGGGACGCATGCTAGTTCGTTTCCGTCGAAATACGTCGGCTTTCAGGACCGGTTGGAGCAGTCGGGATATTTTGTCGGGTTTACCGGCAAGGGGTGGGGACCGGGCAATTGGCAGGCCGATGGGCGGACGAGAAATCCTGCGGGGCCGCAGTATTCTAAGCGGACCGCGAAGACCCCACCCGGCATTCGTGCCACCGACTACGCAGCCAACTTCGCTGATTTTCTAGCGGAGCGTCCGAAAGATCAGCCGTTTAGTTTTTGGTATGGGGGCTCGGAGCCGCATCGGGTTTTTGAGAAGGGAATCGGCCGCCGCAATGGGCTGGATCCGGACAAGGTCGTCGTTCCGCCCTTTCTGCCCGACACGCCGGAAATCCGCGACGACCTGTTGGACTATTGCTATGAAATCCAATGGTTCGATCAGCATCTGGGACGCATGTTGGATATGCTGAAAGAGGCGGGCGAATTGGAGAATACGTTGGTGATCGTCACCAGCGACAACGGAATGGCCTTCCCCGCTGCCAAGGCGAACGCCTACGAATACGGTATCCACATGCCGTTGGCGATCGCTTGGCCGGAAAAAATTCCCGGTGACCGGGTGGTGAATGATCTGGTGAATTTGATTGACGTCACCGCCACGATCTACGCTGCCACGGACGTCAAACCGCCGGAGAATTATCCGCTTTCGGGCAAGAGTTTGTTGGGATTGTTGGAATCGGATGCAAGCGGCATCGTTGAGCCTGACCGGGACGCTGTTTTTTCAGGCCGCGAACGGCATTCGTCGTCGCGTTACAACTCGCTGGGCTATCCGCAACGTTGTATCCGCACGGCCGATTATCTGTACATTCGCAACTTCCGCCCCGAACGTTGGCCGGCCGGCGCGCCGCGGAAATTTGGCAAGGGGCAGTCCGCCAAAGCGGCCGCTGTGACGAACGACGATCTAGGTCCGGAACACGGCGGATACCACGACATTGATGCCTGCCCCGCTCTCGATTTTCTGATCGAACACCGCGACGATCCGAAGATCTCGCGTTTCTTCCACCTAGCGGTCGACAAACGACCGGCGGAGGAACTGTTCGACATCCGCACCGATCCCGGCTGCTTGAACAATCTGGCTGGTGATCCAAAATTTGCCAACGTGCAGCGACAGCTTTCCGAGCAATTGATGGATTACCTCAAACAGACCGGCGACGCGCGGGTCACGGCTAGTGATGGCGGCGACATCTGGGAAACCTATCGCCGCTACAGCAAGCTGCGGTGGTTCCCCAAACCAGATTGGGCGGAAGAGCATCCGGAACGCGTTCCACAACAAGATTGGGTGGAGGAACGCCGTCCCAAATAG
- a CDS encoding sugar phosphate isomerase/epimerase family protein, protein MPTLKKAVTAACLNLPVRETLIAASEIGAEGVQFDVRTELRPSDLSQTGRRQFLKFLSEMNLEVPSLRFSSRRAFYNANDLERRIAATKAAMDFTYQLGAKILTLRIGRIPTDAESPDYLILREVLNGIARYGNHVGVAAAITPSGDNPADLARLMGDITEGPLGLDFDPAGFLMSGHDPVPMLRELHQWIFHVQARDGLQDASGSGLEVELGRGEIDWLEFVATLDEIAYRGWLIVTRTQGEDRAGDAERALKYLRNIDAPQ, encoded by the coding sequence ATGCCAACTTTAAAGAAAGCGGTCACCGCCGCCTGTTTGAATCTCCCGGTCCGGGAAACCCTAATCGCCGCCTCCGAAATCGGGGCTGAGGGGGTGCAGTTCGATGTACGGACCGAATTGCGTCCCTCCGATCTGTCACAAACCGGCCGCCGGCAGTTCCTGAAATTCCTCTCCGAAATGAATCTGGAGGTACCCTCGCTCCGCTTCTCCAGTCGCCGCGCATTTTACAATGCCAACGACCTGGAACGCCGCATCGCGGCTACCAAAGCGGCGATGGACTTCACCTATCAACTCGGCGCCAAGATCCTCACGCTCCGCATCGGACGCATCCCGACCGATGCCGAATCACCCGACTATTTGATTCTGCGTGAGGTGCTCAACGGCATCGCCCGCTATGGAAATCATGTCGGTGTCGCCGCCGCCATCACGCCCAGCGGCGATAATCCGGCCGATTTGGCGCGGTTGATGGGAGACATTACCGAAGGCCCGTTGGGACTCGATTTCGATCCCGCCGGTTTTTTGATGTCCGGACACGACCCGGTGCCGATGCTGCGCGAATTGCACCAATGGATCTTCCATGTCCAAGCCCGCGACGGACTGCAAGACGCCTCCGGCAGCGGATTAGAAGTGGAGTTGGGCCGTGGAGAGATCGATTGGCTGGAGTTCGTCGCCACGCTGGATGAAATCGCCTATCGCGGCTGGCTGATCGTCACCCGCACACAAGGCGAAGACCGCGCCGGCGACGCCGAACGAGCCCTAAAATACCTCCGCAACATCGACGCCCCGCAATAA